Proteins encoded within one genomic window of Candidatus Cloacimonadota bacterium:
- a CDS encoding DUF3368 domain-containing protein encodes MILLVNDANIFIDLLQIDLLTDFFQLPYKFHVTDLVAIEVHEANRDKLVACMEQGVLLKKSFAYEELMEI; translated from the coding sequence ATGATTCTTTTGGTAAATGACGCCAATATTTTCATTGATCTCTTACAAATTGATTTACTGACCGATTTCTTTCAGCTTCCCTATAAGTTCCATGTAACCGATTTGGTGGCCATTGAAGTTCATGAAGCAAATCGCGATAAACTGGTCGCCTGCATGGAACAGGGCGTTCTCCTTAAAAAAAGTTTCGCTTACGAAGAGTTGATGGAAATTC
- a CDS encoding XRE family transcriptional regulator: protein MINEFGKRLYSARKMAGLSMAALVEKAGSVVTKQAISKYEKGKINPSSEVLITLSTALGVKIDYFFRPSSITIEGLEFRKKARMTRKVEDQIKYQTIDFIQKYMELEDILDVQTVFENPVSNPLVKTREDIEVAAQEIREKWALGQGPVSHLIELLEDKGFKIFEVSEFDYFDGLSGFVSGFNVPVVAVYKGYDLARKRFTIAHELGHLLLDFSQADGQDIEKLCHTFAGDLLLPEAVIRKELGKNRSKITLWELKKLKGIFGISIQAIMARAANLSIISPNAYKSFCINVRKSGWHIEEPGKYEGKEVSNRFKQLIYHGAAEQVISFSKAAQFLNMPESQFQDEVLFVS from the coding sequence ATGATCAATGAATTCGGGAAACGCTTATACAGTGCAAGAAAAATGGCGGGTTTGAGTATGGCGGCCCTGGTCGAAAAAGCCGGTTCCGTGGTAACCAAGCAGGCCATCAGCAAATATGAAAAAGGGAAGATTAACCCGAGCAGTGAGGTGTTGATTACCCTGTCGACTGCCCTGGGCGTGAAGATAGATTATTTTTTTAGGCCCTCTTCCATCACCATTGAAGGGCTGGAGTTCAGAAAAAAAGCCAGGATGACCCGAAAGGTTGAGGATCAGATCAAGTACCAGACCATTGACTTCATTCAAAAATATATGGAGCTGGAGGATATACTCGATGTCCAGACTGTGTTTGAAAATCCGGTGAGCAACCCCTTGGTTAAGACCCGGGAAGACATTGAGGTGGCGGCACAGGAAATCCGTGAAAAGTGGGCGTTGGGACAGGGGCCGGTGTCTCACTTGATTGAACTGCTGGAGGATAAGGGGTTCAAAATTTTTGAAGTATCTGAATTTGATTATTTTGACGGTCTGTCAGGATTCGTATCCGGTTTTAATGTCCCGGTTGTGGCTGTTTACAAGGGATATGACCTAGCGCGTAAGCGCTTTACCATTGCCCATGAACTGGGACATCTGCTCCTTGATTTTTCACAGGCTGATGGGCAGGATATCGAAAAGCTCTGTCATACCTTTGCCGGTGACCTGCTTTTACCCGAAGCCGTGATAAGAAAAGAACTGGGGAAAAATCGCTCTAAAATCACCCTGTGGGAGCTGAAAAAACTGAAAGGAATTTTCGGCATATCCATCCAGGCAATCATGGCCCGGGCTGCCAACCTTTCAATTATCAGTCCAAACGCCTATAAATCCTTTTGCATCAATGTCAGGAAAAGCGGCTGGCATATTGAAGAGCCGGGAAAATATGAAGGCAAGGAAGTCTCCAATCGGTTCAAACAGCTAATTTATCACGGTGCCGCAGAACAGGTGATCTCTTTCAGCAAAGCGGCCCAGTTCCTGAATATGCCGGAGTCGCAGTTCCAAGATGAGGTTCTTTTTGTCTCATGA